One region of Trueperaceae bacterium genomic DNA includes:
- a CDS encoding thioesterase family protein, whose protein sequence is MILRVRFAETDAMGVAHHGAYAPWLEAARVEWMRERGLRYRDLEAEGISMAVAHLDVRYRRAAHFDDELRIDTTLTTLRSRFATFAYRIVVADGEDADAPVATATTAHVPTDRTGRAVRVPRAWHDALRGHVQPPT, encoded by the coding sequence GTGATCCTGCGGGTACGCTTCGCCGAAACCGACGCGATGGGCGTCGCCCACCACGGCGCCTACGCCCCCTGGCTCGAGGCGGCCCGGGTCGAATGGATGCGCGAGCGGGGCCTCCGCTACCGCGACCTCGAGGCGGAGGGCATCTCGATGGCGGTCGCGCACCTCGACGTCCGCTACCGGCGCGCCGCCCACTTCGACGACGAACTGCGCATCGACACCACCCTCACGACGCTCCGCAGCCGCTTCGCGACGTTCGCCTACCGCATCGTCGTCGCCGACGGCGAGGACGCCGATGCTCCGGTCGCGACCGCCACCACCGCGCACGTCCCGACCGACCGCACGGGACGCGCCGTCCGCGTCCCCCGCGCGTGGCACGACGCCCTCCGTGGGCACGTCCAGCCGCCCACCTGA
- a CDS encoding NAD(P)/FAD-dependent oxidoreductase produces the protein MKRYDVAVIGAGVVGAALARALSATRASVVLIDAQSEAGFGTSKANSGIVHAGHHGDPATLKGALEWPGNQAWDALAAELGFAFRRIGELTVAFDDAERAHLDALEARGRAKGVPGLERWDAARVRREEPALSHDVDDALYAPTAGVVNPYEACYTLVENAVRNGVEAVFDAPVTDVEILDGGAAFALRAGARRIEARYVVNAAGLFGDALNVLAGAGGPTLRGRKGEEYLLDKRLQGTVRRLVFPVPGRASKGTLIIPTYDGTLMVGPTAHEVDDKEDVTTTAAGAEEVFAKVRRLAPGLQASDVIAQFAGVRAVAEDDDFHVGATDRPRWLQALGIQSPGLTAAPVLAERLVAELAAQGLALEPDPAFDPVLPPPVRFAAADAVVQEALVARDPAYARMVCRCELVTEGEIRDAIRRGARTLDGIKFRTRAGMGRCQGGFCTLRCMELLERDAGIPLPDVRKRGPASWVAIPRVDGAPGKGVAS, from the coding sequence ATGAAACGCTACGACGTCGCCGTGATCGGGGCGGGCGTGGTGGGCGCCGCCCTCGCGCGCGCCCTGTCCGCCACCCGCGCGTCGGTCGTGCTGATCGACGCGCAGAGCGAAGCGGGGTTCGGGACCAGCAAGGCGAACAGCGGCATCGTTCACGCCGGGCACCACGGCGACCCCGCCACCCTCAAGGGGGCCCTCGAGTGGCCCGGCAACCAGGCGTGGGACGCCCTCGCCGCGGAGCTCGGGTTCGCGTTCCGGCGGATCGGCGAGCTCACCGTCGCGTTCGACGACGCCGAACGCGCCCACCTCGATGCGCTCGAGGCGCGCGGGCGGGCCAAGGGCGTGCCCGGCCTCGAGCGGTGGGACGCCGCCCGCGTCCGGCGGGAGGAGCCGGCGTTGTCGCACGACGTCGACGACGCGCTGTACGCCCCGACCGCGGGCGTCGTGAACCCGTACGAGGCCTGCTACACCCTCGTGGAGAACGCGGTGCGCAACGGCGTCGAGGCGGTGTTCGACGCGCCGGTCACGGACGTCGAGATCCTGGACGGCGGGGCGGCGTTCGCCCTCCGGGCGGGCGCGCGCCGCATCGAGGCGCGCTACGTCGTGAACGCCGCGGGCCTGTTCGGGGACGCGTTGAACGTCCTGGCGGGCGCCGGCGGTCCGACCCTCCGCGGCCGCAAGGGCGAGGAGTACCTGCTCGACAAGCGGCTGCAGGGCACCGTCCGGCGCCTCGTGTTCCCGGTCCCGGGGCGTGCGTCGAAGGGCACCCTGATCATCCCGACGTACGACGGCACGCTGATGGTGGGGCCCACCGCGCACGAGGTGGACGACAAGGAGGACGTGACGACGACCGCCGCCGGCGCGGAGGAGGTGTTCGCCAAGGTCCGCCGCCTCGCGCCCGGCCTCCAGGCGAGCGACGTGATCGCGCAGTTCGCCGGGGTGCGCGCCGTCGCCGAGGACGACGACTTCCACGTCGGCGCGACCGACCGGCCGCGCTGGCTGCAGGCGCTCGGCATCCAGTCGCCCGGCCTGACCGCCGCCCCCGTCCTCGCCGAGCGGTTGGTGGCGGAGCTCGCGGCGCAGGGGTTGGCGCTCGAGCCCGACCCGGCGTTCGACCCGGTCCTGCCGCCCCCGGTCCGTTTCGCCGCCGCCGACGCCGTCGTGCAGGAGGCGCTCGTCGCGCGCGATCCCGCGTACGCGCGGATGGTGTGCCGCTGCGAGCTCGTCACGGAGGGGGAGATCCGCGACGCGATTCGGCGGGGCGCGCGGACGTTGGACGGCATCAAGTTCCGTACGCGCGCCGGGATGGGCCGCTGCCAAGGGGGCTTCTGCACCCTGCGCTGCATGGAGCTCCTGGAGCGCGACGCCGGCATCCCCCTCCCCGACGTCCGCAAGCGGGGCCCCGCGAGTTGGGTGGCGATCCCCCGCGTCGACGGGGCGCCCGGGAAGGGGGTGGCGTCGTGA
- the lysW gene encoding lysine biosynthesis protein LysW codes for MQTLSTPYGRLDVDPATLELGELLVSDDGVELEVVALDPLRLEPAPEEAEDWGE; via the coding sequence ATGCAGACCCTCTCCACCCCCTACGGCCGCCTCGACGTCGACCCCGCCACCCTTGAGCTCGGCGAACTCCTCGTCAGCGACGACGGCGTCGAACTCGAGGTCGTCGCCCTCGACCCGCTGCGCCTCGAACCCGCCCCCGAAGAGGCCGAGGACTGGGGCGAGTGA
- a CDS encoding 2-phosphosulfolactate phosphatase: MAPASSTPPHAPILSIDPVPRAGDPERPDDEGRYADVVLVIDVLRATTTVPLVLEGGATRVGLTASHRVARAVAAEDGGWLLGERRGVPPEGFNFGNAPATLAGRTFDGPALLVSENAPVAAAATAGARRVTLASLVNAGAVVADALAHVRHRIDVVACGFRGAPGLDDVLVAGFLADRLLRGRDDLVPAGATQMALDLMRAERDPLRLLYASRSGRYLRRLGLDADVGASADLDRVDAVPVLTSTEARHGGEVFAFAPADAP, translated from the coding sequence GTGGCGCCCGCGTCGTCCACCCCCCCGCACGCACCGATCCTGTCGATCGACCCGGTCCCCCGGGCCGGCGACCCCGAACGCCCCGACGACGAGGGTCGCTACGCCGACGTGGTCCTCGTCATCGACGTGCTGCGCGCCACCACGACCGTCCCCCTCGTCCTGGAGGGCGGCGCCACCCGGGTGGGCCTGACCGCCAGCCACCGGGTCGCTCGCGCCGTCGCAGCGGAGGACGGCGGCTGGTTGTTGGGGGAACGGCGCGGCGTCCCGCCCGAGGGATTCAACTTCGGAAACGCCCCCGCCACCCTCGCCGGCCGCACGTTCGACGGGCCCGCCCTGCTCGTCTCCGAGAACGCCCCCGTCGCCGCCGCCGCGACCGCCGGCGCCCGCCGGGTGACGCTCGCGTCGCTCGTGAACGCCGGCGCCGTCGTCGCGGACGCCCTCGCGCACGTCCGCCACCGCATCGACGTCGTCGCGTGCGGCTTCCGCGGCGCGCCCGGCCTGGACGACGTCCTCGTCGCGGGCTTCCTCGCCGACCGCCTGCTTCGCGGCCGCGACGACCTCGTGCCCGCCGGCGCGACGCAGATGGCGTTGGACCTGATGCGCGCCGAACGCGACCCGCTCCGCCTCCTGTACGCCTCGCGCTCGGGCCGGTACCTGCGTCGCCTCGGGCTCGACGCGGACGTCGGCGCGTCCGCCGACCTCGACCGCGTCGACGCCGTCCCGGTCCTGACCAGCACCGAAGCGCGGCACGGCGGCGAGGTGTTCGCCTTCGCCCCCGCCGATGCCCCCTGA
- the guaB gene encoding IMP dehydrogenase: MSDPHARPAAHEDKLVATAFTFDDVLLIPGASEVLPRDVDVAGRFSRRVPLVTPIASAAMDTVTETRMAIAMARLGGIGVLHKRMTADAQAAMVRKVKRSESGMITDPITLPRHATVGDAERLMAEYRISGVPIVEGDDVLVGILTNRDLRFEDDPTRGVEALMTKDGLVTVPVGTTLEDARTILRDHKIEKLLVVDDAGKLSGLITIKDITKATEYPNANKDDLGRLRVAAAVGAGDDLEARAEALVDAGVDALVLDSAHGHARGVREALATLKATYDLDVVAGNVATATAARDLIDGGADAVKVGVGPGSICTTRVVTGVGMPQLSAILEVARVTRDAGVPLIADGGIKQTGDVPKALAAGGDAVMVGSMLAGTYEAPGEEILRDGRRYKAYRGMGSLGAMEGGSADRYFQEDRRADKLVPEGIEGMVAYKGPVGDVVHQVVGGLRSAMGYVGAADVPALQRDARFVTITQASLVEGHPHDVTVTKDAPNYVRR, encoded by the coding sequence ATGAGCGACCCGCACGCCCGTCCCGCCGCGCACGAGGACAAGCTCGTGGCGACGGCGTTCACCTTCGACGACGTCCTCCTCATCCCCGGCGCGAGCGAGGTGCTGCCCCGCGACGTCGACGTCGCAGGCCGCTTCTCGCGGCGCGTCCCGCTCGTCACCCCCATCGCCTCCGCCGCGATGGACACCGTCACCGAGACCCGCATGGCGATCGCCATGGCGCGCCTCGGCGGGATCGGGGTGCTGCACAAGCGCATGACGGCCGACGCGCAGGCGGCGATGGTCCGCAAGGTCAAACGCAGCGAATCGGGCATGATCACCGACCCGATCACCCTCCCCCGCCACGCGACGGTCGGGGACGCCGAACGCCTCATGGCGGAGTACCGCATCAGCGGCGTCCCGATCGTCGAGGGGGACGACGTCCTGGTCGGCATCCTCACGAACCGCGACCTGCGCTTCGAGGACGACCCGACGCGGGGCGTCGAGGCGTTGATGACGAAGGACGGCCTCGTGACCGTCCCGGTCGGCACCACCCTCGAGGACGCCCGCACCATCCTCCGCGACCACAAGATCGAGAAGTTGCTCGTCGTCGACGACGCCGGCAAACTGAGCGGCCTCATCACGATCAAGGACATCACCAAGGCGACCGAGTACCCGAACGCGAACAAGGACGACCTCGGCCGCCTCCGGGTGGCCGCCGCGGTCGGGGCCGGCGACGACCTCGAGGCGCGCGCCGAAGCGCTGGTCGACGCCGGCGTCGACGCCCTCGTGCTCGACAGCGCCCACGGGCACGCCCGCGGCGTCCGCGAGGCGCTCGCGACGCTCAAGGCCACGTACGACCTCGACGTCGTCGCCGGCAACGTCGCGACGGCCACCGCCGCCCGCGACCTGATCGACGGCGGCGCGGACGCCGTGAAGGTCGGGGTCGGACCCGGCTCGATCTGCACGACGCGGGTCGTGACCGGCGTCGGGATGCCGCAATTGAGCGCCATCCTCGAGGTGGCGCGCGTCACCCGCGACGCCGGCGTCCCACTGATCGCCGACGGCGGCATCAAACAGACCGGCGACGTCCCCAAGGCGCTCGCCGCCGGCGGGGACGCCGTCATGGTGGGCTCGATGCTGGCGGGCACGTACGAAGCGCCCGGCGAGGAGATCCTCCGCGACGGCCGCCGCTACAAGGCGTACCGGGGCATGGGCAGCCTCGGCGCGATGGAGGGGGGCAGCGCCGACCGGTACTTCCAGGAGGACCGCCGCGCCGACAAGCTCGTCCCCGAAGGGATCGAAGGGATGGTGGCGTACAAGGGCCCGGTCGGCGACGTCGTCCACCAGGTGGTCGGCGGCCTCCGGAGCGCCATGGGGTACGTCGGCGCGGCGGACGTGCCCGCCCTCCAGCGCGACGCGCGCTTCGTGACGATCACGCAAGCCAGCCTCGTCGAGGGCCACCCGCACGACGTCACCGTCACCAAGGACGCCCCGAACTACGTGCGCCGCTGA
- a CDS encoding ATP-binding protein produces the protein MSASLALLGPDVPGADALARLADGPVDAADAARAELLAALLRQGAADPWLGVADALVHGASDAWARADAAPGLAAWLVRDVATLAGWLHAAAPAFAPPDGPPLADLAPAPAPGPVADVAAALRRAPPAAVTAQVRTWRRTHGGGPLARFRALRWDGATLHGVPHPSTPDLAALVALERPIDAFVRNVEAFVDGRPAMDALLYGPRGSGKSTVVRGVLPRFAERGLRLVEVHGEAVAHLGALADRLRGRPERFLVFVDDLAFEAGDGGYRPLKSVLEGGLAARPANVRLVVTSNRRHLLQERLRDRPDPLDDDVHAWDTQQERLALADRFGLVVTFPSADRRRYLEVVRGLVAQEGGRGALERAAGGLDEAGGDPGTDPDGADLEGRADRFAREGNGYSGRTARQFVDAWRAGLA, from the coding sequence GTGAGCGCGTCGTTGGCGCTCCTCGGCCCGGACGTGCCGGGCGCCGACGCGTTGGCCCGCCTCGCGGACGGCCCCGTGGACGCGGCGGACGCCGCCCGCGCCGAGCTGCTCGCGGCCCTGCTGCGGCAGGGGGCGGCGGACCCGTGGCTGGGGGTCGCCGACGCTCTCGTGCACGGCGCGTCGGACGCGTGGGCGCGGGCGGACGCCGCGCCGGGCCTCGCCGCCTGGTTGGTGCGTGACGTCGCGACGTTGGCGGGGTGGCTGCACGCCGCCGCGCCGGCGTTCGCGCCGCCGGACGGCCCGCCGCTGGCGGACCTGGCGCCCGCCCCCGCCCCCGGACCGGTCGCGGACGTCGCCGCCGCGCTCCGGCGGGCGCCGCCCGCCGCCGTCACGGCGCAGGTCCGCACCTGGCGGCGGACGCACGGCGGGGGGCCGCTGGCGCGCTTCCGGGCGTTGCGGTGGGACGGAGCGACGCTGCACGGCGTACCGCACCCGTCGACGCCCGACCTGGCGGCGCTCGTGGCGTTGGAGCGGCCGATCGACGCGTTCGTGCGGAACGTCGAGGCGTTCGTGGACGGGCGCCCGGCGATGGACGCCCTGTTGTACGGGCCGCGCGGGAGCGGCAAATCGACGGTCGTGCGGGGGGTGCTGCCGCGGTTCGCGGAGCGCGGCCTGCGGCTGGTGGAGGTGCACGGCGAGGCGGTCGCGCACCTCGGGGCCCTCGCTGACCGCCTGCGCGGGCGTCCGGAACGGTTTCTGGTGTTCGTCGACGACCTCGCCTTCGAGGCCGGCGACGGCGGCTACCGGCCGCTCAAGTCGGTGCTGGAGGGCGGCCTCGCGGCGCGCCCCGCGAACGTCCGCCTGGTCGTCACCAGCAACCGCCGGCACCTGCTGCAGGAACGCCTTCGCGATCGCCCCGACCCCCTCGACGACGACGTGCACGCCTGGGACACGCAGCAGGAACGCCTCGCGTTGGCGGACCGGTTCGGCCTGGTCGTGACGTTCCCCAGCGCCGACCGGCGGCGCTACCTCGAGGTCGTCCGCGGCCTGGTGGCGCAGGAGGGGGGCCGGGGGGCGCTGGAGCGTGCGGCCGGCGGGCTGGACGAAGCGGGCGGCGACCCCGGCACCGACCCCGATGGGGCGGACCTCGAGGGACGCGCCGACCGGTTCGCGCGGGAGGGCAACGGCTACTCCGGGCGGACCGCCCGACAGTTCGTGGACGCCTGGCGCGCCGGCCTCGCCTGA
- the bshC gene encoding bacillithiol biosynthesis cysteine-adding enzyme BshC → MPNASRSGGAPPAPSFLDAYLRGDLSRFFDVAPGDVAAGLARPYPGDRAALADALDAQATARGDGPGPRRAIQRLRHPDARVVVTGQQPGVLLGPMYALVKAVSAWALAARLDREDRPVVPVYWVASQDHDVDEIARTTLLGPDGVRREVALDLPEGRPSGRIAWREDWTACLQDAVQDLYGATAAATEVRALLEDVTAPGGTVADVFARTLARLLGPRGLVVLDPMKPDLARTFAPWLRRELEAPTVGPEAIRTSGEALRSLGWTPQLGRAAGATNLFVQRGDGPRRLLRVDGDGFHLDGEVGARASAADVAAWLEDDPAAVTPAAGLRPILQDAVLPTAAVVVGPGELRYFAQVRGVYAHHGVAMPLVHPRTRATLLEPPAARILARYGLTAAAVQADPEGVEREVALALHGADDAFTAAAERLERDAADLLDAVRGIDPTLAGPVARSEASVEAAVARLRTKTAAALARRDRVTHAQFARLRAMLVPGGGPQERVVTPFAYFAKFGVTPVLDRLLTLPADGAHELPLDP, encoded by the coding sequence GTGCCGAACGCTTCCCGGTCCGGCGGCGCCCCGCCCGCCCCCTCGTTCCTCGACGCCTACCTGCGGGGCGACCTGTCGCGATTCTTCGACGTCGCGCCCGGCGACGTGGCGGCCGGCCTGGCGCGGCCCTACCCGGGCGACCGGGCGGCGCTCGCCGACGCGCTCGACGCGCAGGCGACGGCGCGCGGCGACGGGCCCGGTCCGCGCCGCGCCATTCAGCGCCTCCGCCACCCGGACGCCCGGGTCGTCGTCACCGGCCAACAGCCGGGCGTGCTGCTGGGCCCGATGTACGCGCTGGTGAAGGCGGTGTCGGCGTGGGCGCTTGCGGCGCGCCTCGACCGGGAGGACCGGCCGGTCGTCCCGGTCTACTGGGTGGCGTCGCAGGACCACGACGTCGACGAGATCGCGCGCACGACGTTGCTCGGGCCCGACGGCGTGCGCCGCGAGGTGGCGCTCGACCTGCCGGAGGGGCGGCCGTCGGGACGCATCGCGTGGCGCGAGGACTGGACGGCGTGCCTGCAGGACGCGGTCCAGGACCTGTACGGCGCGACCGCGGCCGCCACCGAGGTCCGCGCCCTCCTCGAGGACGTCACGGCGCCCGGGGGGACGGTCGCCGACGTGTTCGCGCGGACCCTCGCGCGGCTGCTGGGGCCGCGCGGCCTGGTGGTGCTCGACCCCATGAAGCCGGACCTCGCGCGGACGTTCGCGCCGTGGCTTCGCCGCGAGCTCGAGGCGCCGACCGTCGGGCCGGAGGCGATCCGCACGTCGGGGGAGGCGTTGCGGTCGCTGGGCTGGACGCCGCAGTTGGGGCGGGCGGCCGGCGCGACGAACCTGTTCGTGCAGCGTGGCGACGGGCCCCGGCGACTGCTTCGCGTGGACGGCGACGGGTTCCATCTCGATGGGGAGGTCGGCGCGCGCGCGTCCGCGGCGGACGTCGCCGCGTGGCTCGAGGACGACCCGGCGGCGGTGACGCCCGCCGCCGGCCTCCGACCGATCCTGCAGGATGCCGTCCTGCCGACCGCCGCGGTGGTGGTGGGGCCGGGCGAACTGCGGTACTTCGCGCAGGTGCGGGGCGTGTACGCCCATCACGGCGTCGCGATGCCGCTCGTGCACCCGCGGACGCGCGCGACGTTGCTCGAGCCCCCGGCCGCCCGCATCCTCGCCCGGTACGGCCTCACCGCCGCCGCGGTGCAGGCCGACCCGGAGGGCGTCGAGCGGGAGGTGGCGTTGGCGCTGCACGGGGCGGACGACGCCTTCACGGCGGCGGCGGAGCGTCTCGAGCGCGACGCCGCCGACCTGCTCGACGCCGTGCGGGGGATCGACCCGACGCTGGCGGGGCCGGTCGCGCGCAGCGAAGCGTCGGTCGAGGCCGCGGTGGCGCGCCTCCGGACGAAGACCGCGGCGGCGTTGGCGCGCCGCGACCGGGTGACGCACGCGCAGTTCGCTCGCCTCCGCGCGATGCTCGTCCCGGGTGGCGGGCCGCAGGAACGCGTCGTGACGCCGTTCGCCTACTTCGCGAAGTTCGGCGTGACGCCGGTCCTGGACCGGCTCCTGACCCTTCCCGCCGACGGCGCGCACGAACTGCCGCTGGACCCCTGA
- a CDS encoding A/G-specific adenine glycosylase: MNGGPPTPLASYAEPLAAWFEARARALPWRVDRTPYRTWVAEIMLQQTRAATVVPYFERWMARFPDVATLAAADEEDVLAAWEGLGYYRRARALHRAARTIAAAGGALPRDDAGWRALPGVGPYTAAAIRAFADGARRVAVDGNVRRVGARLLANPAPRDADLAEALAPLLPDARPERGTEALIELGATVCTPRAPACDACPLAPACRAYAAGDVEAYPAPRTRTAVPTRRRWASVHVGDDALWVVRRPPDGLLGGLWGLPQHEDAPSGRALPPIRHVYSHFVLDLVPVLRDAPPEGDGRWADAAARAALPFSGVDRTLVARLERERHLPPPDPTGAC; encoded by the coding sequence GTGAACGGAGGTCCACCCACCCCCCTGGCGTCGTACGCCGAACCGCTGGCCGCCTGGTTCGAGGCCCGCGCTCGGGCGCTGCCGTGGCGCGTCGACCGCACCCCCTACCGAACGTGGGTCGCCGAAATCATGCTGCAGCAGACCCGCGCAGCGACGGTGGTGCCGTACTTCGAGCGGTGGATGGCGCGCTTCCCCGACGTCGCCACCCTCGCCGCCGCCGACGAGGAGGACGTCCTCGCCGCCTGGGAGGGACTCGGGTACTACCGACGCGCTCGCGCGCTGCACCGCGCCGCCCGCACGATCGCAGCCGCCGGCGGCGCCCTCCCCCGCGACGACGCCGGCTGGCGCGCCCTGCCGGGGGTCGGGCCGTACACCGCCGCCGCGATCCGCGCCTTCGCCGACGGCGCACGCCGCGTCGCGGTCGACGGCAACGTCCGCCGCGTCGGCGCGCGCCTCCTCGCCAACCCCGCCCCCCGCGACGCGGACCTCGCCGAGGCACTCGCGCCGCTCCTTCCCGACGCCCGCCCCGAGCGCGGCACCGAGGCGCTCATCGAGCTCGGCGCGACGGTCTGCACGCCCCGCGCACCCGCCTGCGACGCCTGCCCCCTCGCCCCCGCCTGCCGCGCGTACGCCGCCGGCGACGTGGAGGCGTACCCCGCCCCCCGCACCCGGACGGCCGTCCCGACCCGCCGCCGCTGGGCGTCGGTCCACGTCGGCGACGACGCCCTCTGGGTCGTCCGCCGTCCCCCCGACGGCCTGCTCGGTGGGCTGTGGGGCCTCCCCCAGCACGAGGACGCCCCCTCCGGGCGGGCGCTACCGCCGATCCGTCACGTCTACAGCCACTTCGTGCTCGACCTCGTGCCGGTGCTGCGCGACGCCCCGCCGGAGGGCGACGGCCGCTGGGCGGACGCCGCCGCTCGGGCGGCGCTGCCGTTCAGCGGGGTCGACCGCACCCTCGTCGCGCGCCTCGAACGCGAGCGGCACCTCCCGCCCCCGGACCCGACCGGGGCCTGCTAG
- a CDS encoding DUF1667 domain-containing protein, translated as MNASDPDAHAVEHRTYLCTGCPLGCRLEVDAVDGDVVEVRGFSCKRGDAYARQEYVDPRRPLATTVAVAGGRWPRLPVKSAAPLPKALLADVAAYLHTVRVDAPVALGDVVAADVLGSGIDVVATRDLPADAPT; from the coding sequence GTGAACGCATCCGACCCCGACGCCCACGCGGTCGAGCACCGCACGTACCTGTGCACCGGCTGTCCGTTGGGCTGCCGCCTGGAGGTGGACGCCGTCGACGGCGACGTCGTCGAGGTGCGGGGGTTCTCCTGCAAGCGGGGCGACGCGTACGCCCGCCAGGAGTACGTCGATCCCCGGCGGCCGCTGGCGACGACCGTGGCGGTGGCCGGGGGGCGGTGGCCGCGCCTCCCCGTCAAGAGCGCGGCGCCCCTCCCGAAGGCGCTCCTCGCCGACGTCGCGGCGTACCTCCACACCGTGCGGGTCGATGCGCCGGTCGCGCTGGGCGACGTCGTCGCCGCCGACGTGCTGGGGAGCGGCATCGACGTCGTCGCGACCCGCGACCTGCCGGCCGACGCACCCACCTGA
- a CDS encoding WecB/TagA/CpsF family glycosyltransferase, which yields MPPDDRGALLGFPLDRLDLPAATERVLALADADAPAAVVTLNPELVVRARRDAALADAVRRADLVVPDGVGVVWAARRAGLAPPGRVPGVELAQAVLARAGDRLPTFLVGGRPGVADRAAERIRAAYGTHVVGTHDGYFPDADGARVADAVRASGARLLLVGLGERQERFVDRHRAAFGRPCALSLGGTLDVLAGDVRRTPAWTRRAGVEWAWRIAADPARWHRAPRLARFAWIVLRTPAGGPRS from the coding sequence ATGCCCCCTGACGACCGCGGGGCCCTCCTCGGCTTCCCCCTGGACCGCCTCGATCTCCCGGCCGCCACGGAGCGCGTCCTCGCGCTGGCCGACGCGGACGCCCCGGCGGCGGTCGTGACGCTGAACCCCGAGCTCGTCGTCCGGGCCCGCCGCGACGCGGCGTTGGCGGACGCCGTCCGGCGCGCCGACCTCGTCGTGCCGGACGGGGTGGGGGTCGTCTGGGCGGCGCGCCGCGCCGGGCTGGCCCCCCCGGGTCGGGTGCCCGGCGTCGAGTTGGCGCAGGCCGTCCTCGCGCGGGCCGGCGACCGCCTCCCGACGTTCCTGGTGGGGGGCCGACCCGGCGTCGCCGACCGCGCCGCCGAACGCATCCGCGCCGCGTACGGCACGCACGTCGTCGGGACGCACGACGGGTACTTCCCCGACGCGGACGGCGCACGCGTCGCGGACGCCGTGCGCGCCTCCGGCGCGCGGTTGCTGCTCGTGGGGCTGGGCGAACGCCAGGAACGCTTCGTCGACCGCCACCGCGCGGCGTTCGGGCGCCCCTGCGCGCTGTCGCTCGGGGGGACGCTCGACGTGCTGGCGGGCGACGTGCGCCGCACGCCCGCCTGGACGCGGCGCGCCGGCGTGGAGTGGGCCTGGCGCATCGCGGCCGACCCCGCGCGGTGGCACCGCGCGCCCCGCCTCGCGCGGTTCGCGTGGATCGTGCTGCGCACGCCCGCCGGCGGGCCGCGGTCGTGA
- a CDS encoding FAD-dependent oxidoreductase, whose product MISDRPQDLAPTYDVTVVGGGPAGMAAALGARAAGADRVLLLDRDGEAGGILNQCIHAGFGVHWFGEELTGPEYAQRFFENVLEEDVDVLLGAYVLDAGAGDGVRVASPVVGLATVPSRAVVLAMGARERTRAAVRIPGPRPAGVMTAGFAQKLVNQEGYLPGRRVAILGSGDIGLIMARRLILEGVDVTGVYELMPHANGSNRNVVQCLDDFGVPLHVATSIAEIRGRDRVEGVRVAPVGTDGRLDVDAGEDVACDTVLTSIGLIPENELSRTLRLRMDPATGGPVVSSAMETSRDGVFACGNVVHVHDLVDHVSREADLAGRAAGAYATGAPPPEDNVRLVPGDNVRSCVPHTISTERTHVVHVRVTRPMEACTLRLGDVHARPLRYAVPGEMTTVKLRPRALEGFAGGSLRVDVVPREEGAKA is encoded by the coding sequence GTGATCAGCGACCGACCGCAGGACCTCGCGCCCACCTACGACGTCACGGTCGTCGGTGGGGGGCCCGCCGGCATGGCGGCCGCGCTGGGGGCGCGGGCCGCGGGCGCCGACCGCGTCCTCCTCCTCGATCGGGACGGGGAGGCGGGCGGCATCCTCAACCAGTGCATCCACGCCGGGTTCGGCGTGCACTGGTTCGGTGAGGAGTTGACCGGACCGGAGTACGCGCAACGGTTCTTCGAGAACGTCCTGGAGGAGGACGTCGACGTCCTCCTGGGGGCGTACGTGCTGGACGCCGGTGCGGGGGACGGGGTGCGCGTCGCGTCGCCCGTCGTCGGGCTCGCGACCGTGCCGAGTCGCGCGGTCGTCCTGGCGATGGGGGCGCGCGAACGGACGCGGGCCGCCGTCCGCATTCCCGGGCCCCGCCCGGCGGGCGTCATGACGGCCGGGTTCGCGCAGAAGCTCGTGAACCAGGAGGGCTACCTGCCCGGCCGGCGCGTCGCGATCCTCGGTTCCGGCGACATCGGCCTCATCATGGCGCGCCGCCTGATCCTCGAGGGGGTCGACGTGACCGGCGTGTACGAGCTCATGCCCCACGCGAACGGCTCCAACCGCAACGTCGTGCAGTGCCTCGACGATTTCGGGGTGCCGCTCCACGTCGCGACCAGCATCGCGGAGATCCGCGGGCGGGACCGGGTGGAGGGGGTCCGCGTCGCGCCGGTCGGGACGGACGGACGCCTCGACGTCGACGCCGGCGAGGACGTCGCGTGCGACACCGTCCTGACGTCGATCGGCCTCATCCCCGAAAACGAGTTGTCGCGGACCCTGCGCCTCCGGATGGATCCCGCCACCGGTGGGCCGGTCGTGAGCAGCGCGATGGAGACCTCCCGCGACGGCGTGTTCGCGTGCGGAAACGTCGTGCACGTGCACGACCTCGTCGATCACGTCAGCCGCGAGGCGGACCTCGCCGGTCGGGCGGCGGGGGCGTACGCGACCGGGGCGCCACCCCCCGAGGACAACGTCCGGCTCGTGCCCGGCGACAACGTCCGCAGTTGCGTGCCGCACACGATCTCGACCGAACGGACGCACGTGGTGCACGTTCGCGTCACGCGACCGATGGAGGCCTGCACGCTTCGCTTGGGCGACGTGCACGCCCGCCCGCTTCGCTACGCGGTGCCGGGGGAGATGACGACCGTGAAGCTCCGCCCCCGCGCCCTCGAGGGGTTCGCCGGGGGGTCGTTGCGCGTCGACGTCGTCCCCCGCGAGGAAGGAGCGAAGGCGTGA